Sequence from the Syntrophaceae bacterium genome:
GTGACGCATATCCAGCGCCAGTTCCACCACACCGCTCGCACCCGACTTGTCGAAAACGGGCGTCGCAAAGCGGATGACACCATCGAACCGCTTGCCCTTGGCGAAATCCTGCTTGTTCACGTACCATCCGGCAGGATGGGATACGTAAACCTCGCCGCGGGCCAAAGCCTTCGCCTTGGCAAAATAATCCTCTGATTTATAGGTCGTGCCCGCCGGGTTGGCCACATTCTTCAGATTCGCCCTCGGCACTACCTTGCCCCCGGAAATCCGGATCGTCTCGTTGCCCGAATTATCGATAAACGCCATCTCCGTGTACAGAGGCTCGGAGACCCGGATGATCTGGCCGTCCTTCTTTACCCAGAGAGCCCCGGTGTTTTTCGCCATGAAGTCCCTGTAGGCACCTTCCGTCGGCGGGATGATCGTGGCGACCAGAACGTCCTTTTCCCGTTCCTTCAGAAAACTGGCAACCTCCTCTGCAACGCTGATGGCGCGCGTCTTGATCTCCTCCTGCGCCTTCTGGTCAAGGACCGTCATGGCTCCTTGCCTCGCCATGTCCCCCACCTTGAAGATCCCGTTGGCGATAAGAATTGCCATGAGGGACAGAGGGATCACGACCAGCAGGAAGAAGATCTTACCGACAGAGAAGAACTGCTTGTCATTGTTCTTTTCTGACATCATCCTCTCCTGAGAAATGGATTTTTTGCAGAAGCAGCATTACTTCATGATGAGCGCTGCAAAGGGGTTCGCGTACAGGATCACCAGTCCGATAACCAGAGCATAAATGACGCAGGACTCGGCCATGGCCATACCAACCAGCATGGTCGTCATGATCTTGCCCTGAACGCCGGGGTTCCGGCCGACGGCCATACAGGCGCCGTTCGCTGCATTACCGATACCCGCACCGGCGCCGATGGCACCGAGGCCGACGCCGATACCCGCCGCCAGCATGGCCGCGGCGGCGAAGAGGACCTTCGTGTAGTTATCGCCCGATGGAATCGCTTCTGCGGCCCAGACCGCCGGAGATGACACAACAAGAGCTGCCACCGTTGCGATGAGTGTTAACAGTTTCTTCCCGAATTTCCCGAACATCTTGGATTCTCCTTTCTTCCTTTGGTGAGTAATTTTGTACCTCTGCCCTTAACATGATTCTTTCGCCAGGGGAAAGAGGTTTTTCGATCCGCCGTGTTGCAAGCAACGGCTGTACCACATCCTTACAAACCCATCACGTGACTTGCAAACACCTGGAATAACATTCAGAAAAAAGATTCTGGTCGGGATGTCGCCTCCCCATCGAGCGCACGTTGGTTGAACGAACCGTTCAACCGGCATCCCCGATGAAACGAAACGTTGAACGTTGTGATGTGCATGTTCCAGGAATCGGTGAAATCAAGGGGAACCCGTTGACAGCATCTCCTGCAATTCGCTACGATGGCTGCCTTCCGGGACAACCGCCGCCGGATGCGAAACGGAGGCCCCGGCAGACGGAGAAAACCATGCAGGAATATGACATCATCGTGATCGGCAGTGGTCATGCAGGCTGTGAAGCCGCCCTGGCAGCAGCCCGGATGGGCTGTGAGACTCTGCTGTTCAACATCAACCTGGATTCCGTGGCCCTGATGTCCTGTAACCCCGCCATCGGCGGGCTGGCGAAGGGCCAGCTTGTCAAGGAAATCGACGCCCTCGGGGGCGAGATGGGACGCATCGCGGACCGCACGGCGGTGCATTTCCGTCTCCTGAACGCTTCCAAGGGACCCGCCGTCCGTTCTTCCCGGTTTCAGTGCGACAAGCAGCTCTACCGGCTGGCCATGAAGGCGGTTGTGGAGCGGGAAAGACGCGTCCACCTCCGTCAATCGCTGGTCACGGCCCTGCGGGTGGAAGGGGACCGCGTAACCGGCGTCATCGACCAGGCCGGTGTCTCCTATGCGGGGCGTGCCGTCGTCATTACCACCGGCACCTTTCTGAACGGCCTCATCCACATCGGTACCGCCCGTTTTTCCGCTGGCCGGGCCGGGGAGATCGCCTCGCTGGAACTTGCGGAACACTTGAAATCCCAAGGCTTTGAAACGGGCCGGATGAAAACGGGAACGCCCCCCCGGCTTCGGGCGTCATCCATCGATTTCTCCCGTCTCGCCCGACAGGACAGCGACCCGGAACCGGAGGCTTTCTCCTACACGACGGAAACGCTGCGGAAGGAGCGCCTCCCCTCTTACTTTACGGCCACAACGGAAGAGACGCGCCGGATCATCGCAGACAACATCCGCCTGTCCCCTCTTTATTCCGGGTCCATCCAGGGTGTCGGCGCCCGCTACTGCCCCTCCCTCGAGGACAAGATCGTCCGCTTTTCCAACCGGGAGAGCCACCCTGTGGTCCTCGAGTTCGAGGGGCTCGACACGGAAGAAGTGTATGCAAAGGGGCTCGGCAATTCGATGCCGCCGCATCTCCAGGAGCGGATCGTTCACAGCGTCCCCGGGCTCGAGGCGGCGGAGATCATGCGCTACGCCTACGCCATCGAATACGATTTCATCCAGCCCACCCAGCTTCAGCCAACCCTTGAGACAAAGCGGCTCCGGGGACTCTACCTAGCCGGGCAGATCAATGGGACGTCCGGATACGAGGAAGCCGCCGCCCAGGGCCTGTGGGCCGGGATCAACGCCGCCTGCGCCGTTCAGGGACGGGAGCCCTTCATCCTCAGGCGCTCAGAGGCCTATATGGGCGTGCTGATGGACGACTTGGTCACACGGGGGGTGGACGAACCGTATCGGATGTTCACCTCTCGGGCGGAATACCGGCTGCTCCTGCGGGAGGACAACGCCGCCATCCGCCTGATGGGAAAGGGGCACGAGCTCGGCCTGGTGCCGTCCGACGTTTACCGCGACCTCCGGGAAAGGGTCCGGCAGATCGAGTCCGGGATGAAACGTCTGACGTCGATCAAGATATACCCCGTGGAAGAGAGCGCACGCAAGCTCCAGGCTCTCGGGTCGTCCCCCCTTCGGAACCCGGCCACTCTCTTCGATCTCCTCAAGCGGGAGGAAATCGGCTATGACGGCCTGTCCGTCTTCGACGGCTGGGAAGCGATCCCGGACCGGATGGTCAAGGGGCAGATCGAGATCGAAGCGAAGTACGAGGGGTACATCCGGCGTCAGCGCGAGGCCGTCGAGAAGATGAAGGCCCAGGAGGAGAAGGCCATCCCGCCTTCGATGGACTATGAAAACGTTCCGGGCCTGTCCAACGAACTCCGGGGAAAACTGAAGGCCATAGCCCCAGCGACCATTGCCCAGGCGGGACGGATTCCCGGGATGACCCAGTCGGCCCTCGCTTCCATCCTGATCATCATAAAGAAAATGAAGGGGCCACCCACAGACCGCCGTGACGACCCAGCCGCCCGCCCCTGATCCCGACACTACCCCATGGGGACTCCGTCCGAGGCGGAGCCGGCCCGATCTTATCGTCGCGGGCAGCCCCGAACGCGTCCTGTCGCGCCTGGTCCTTGAAGACGAGAACGGCAGCCTCTGGATTCTCGAGGAGGTCGCAGCCGGAGCGGTCACGCAGAAGGAGCGCCAGGCGGAGATCCTGGACCGTCTGAGCTTCTCCGGCCTGAAATCAGTCCATCCCTATCTCCGGGATCGCTGCGGCTCGTGGATTGCCTGCGGAAAGGGAAGCTGCCGGATGCTCCGGCCTTTTCTGGATGGAGACTTCCCGGAGCGGCCCGGCTACGCCCGCGAAGCCTGGCGGGGAGAGGCCCTGGGAACCTTTCTCGCCGGCCTCCGCCGGGCAGCTCATTCCCTGCCTCCGGAAATCCAGGGCCTGCCGTTTTCCCTGGAAACCTTCGTCGGAGATCTCCTGGAGCGAATCCGCCGCCGTGACCCCGCCATCCTGCCGGAGCTGAGTTCCGCCGTTTTAAGGCTGCGGGAACGCCTCTTCCCCGTTCTCGCGCGCCTGCCCTCGGCCTTCTGCCATGGCGACTTCCACCCCCTCAACGCCATCTGGTCGCAACGGACCCTGAAATCCGTGATCGACTGGGAGTTCTGCGGTCCCAAAACGGAGGCCTTCGATGCGGCCCTCCTCATGGGATGCATCGGCATGGAGGATCCCCAGGCCCTGACGGGCTCCTTCATCCCGGCGTTTCTCGCCGGAATCCGCCGGGAGAATCTCCTGTCGCCGGCCAGCCTGTCCGTCCTCTTCGAACTGGTCCTGGCGGTTCGCTTCCTATGGCTGTCCGAGTGGCTTCGCGGACGGGATATGGAGATGGCACGGCTGGAGCTGGACTACATGGACCTGCTCCTGTCGGAAGAATCGCTCCTCCGGGAGGCCTGGGAGCTTCCACGCTGAATCGGCGACTGCGCCGGGGCGGTTCCGACCGTTGCCGGCTACAGCGACCGGAACAGCGTGAAGATCCCCAGGAGGCCCAGCATGGCGAACACCACGCTGCGATACGAGCGCTCTCCGAGTCTGCCGTAAAGGACGTGTCCCAGCCAGGTGCCCGTCAGGATGGGTATGATGGAGTACAGGAAGAGCTTGAGCACCGGCTCCGTCATCAGTCCTTCCCTCGCCTGGAACAGGATGACCACGATCCCCGAAAACAGGAAAAAGCCCTGCAGGGTCGCCTTGAGGACGTCCTTGCTCCAGGGCTGGAGCGTGACGTAAACGATGACGGGCGGTCCGGAGGCGCTGATCGCCCCGCCGAACAATCCCCCCAGAAAACCGAATCCGTAGGGCCATGCCCCCCGCAGCTCCCGGGTGTTCGGCGAAGCCAGGAAAAAGCCCCAGAGGCTGTAAAGCAGAAGGACAAGCCCGACAAACCGCTGGATCCAGAGGGCATGCAGGTGGACAAGAAGCATGACGCCGAGGGGAATGCCGGGAAGGCTGCCCAGGAGGAGAGGAAGAACCTTCCGCCAGTCCAGGTA
This genomic interval carries:
- the mnmG gene encoding tRNA uridine-5-carboxymethylaminomethyl(34) synthesis enzyme MnmG, giving the protein MQEYDIIVIGSGHAGCEAALAAARMGCETLLFNINLDSVALMSCNPAIGGLAKGQLVKEIDALGGEMGRIADRTAVHFRLLNASKGPAVRSSRFQCDKQLYRLAMKAVVERERRVHLRQSLVTALRVEGDRVTGVIDQAGVSYAGRAVVITTGTFLNGLIHIGTARFSAGRAGEIASLELAEHLKSQGFETGRMKTGTPPRLRASSIDFSRLARQDSDPEPEAFSYTTETLRKERLPSYFTATTEETRRIIADNIRLSPLYSGSIQGVGARYCPSLEDKIVRFSNRESHPVVLEFEGLDTEEVYAKGLGNSMPPHLQERIVHSVPGLEAAEIMRYAYAIEYDFIQPTQLQPTLETKRLRGLYLAGQINGTSGYEEAAAQGLWAGINAACAVQGREPFILRRSEAYMGVLMDDLVTRGVDEPYRMFTSRAEYRLLLREDNAAIRLMGKGHELGLVPSDVYRDLRERVRQIESGMKRLTSIKIYPVEESARKLQALGSSPLRNPATLFDLLKREEIGYDGLSVFDGWEAIPDRMVKGQIEIEAKYEGYIRRQREAVEKMKAQEEKAIPPSMDYENVPGLSNELRGKLKAIAPATIAQAGRIPGMTQSALASILIIIKKMKGPPTDRRDDPAARP
- a CDS encoding ATP synthase F0 subunit C translates to MFGKFGKKLLTLIATVAALVVSSPAVWAAEAIPSGDNYTKVLFAAAAMLAAGIGVGLGAIGAGAGIGNAANGACMAVGRNPGVQGKIMTTMLVGMAMAESCVIYALVIGLVILYANPFAALIMK
- a CDS encoding phosphotransferase, which translates into the protein MTTQPPAPDPDTTPWGLRPRRSRPDLIVAGSPERVLSRLVLEDENGSLWILEEVAAGAVTQKERQAEILDRLSFSGLKSVHPYLRDRCGSWIACGKGSCRMLRPFLDGDFPERPGYAREAWRGEALGTFLAGLRRAAHSLPPEIQGLPFSLETFVGDLLERIRRRDPAILPELSSAVLRLRERLFPVLARLPSAFCHGDFHPLNAIWSQRTLKSVIDWEFCGPKTEAFDAALLMGCIGMEDPQALTGSFIPAFLAGIRRENLLSPASLSVLFELVLAVRFLWLSEWLRGRDMEMARLELDYMDLLLSEESLLREAWELPR
- a CDS encoding cache domain-containing protein, which produces MSEKNNDKQFFSVGKIFFLLVVIPLSLMAILIANGIFKVGDMARQGAMTVLDQKAQEEIKTRAISVAEEVASFLKEREKDVLVATIIPPTEGAYRDFMAKNTGALWVKKDGQIIRVSEPLYTEMAFIDNSGNETIRISGGKVVPRANLKNVANPAGTTYKSEDYFAKAKALARGEVYVSHPAGWYVNKQDFAKGKRFDGVIRFATPVFDKSGASGVVELALDMRHVMKFTDNVIPTQSGYVLEADAATGNYAFMVDNRGLIISHPNDFHIAGLNEDGTPVAPLTADNQAALTKKGEEVLDLNQLAFMDPNLPAIAKDAAAGNAGMKQYKFAGLDKFVAYAPIKYYASSYPKPAGFGWIGMGVDVGKYNEYASAAAKKIQSETKAWTTTIVIIIIASVILLFLIMALLTRGISRSIASEVPAGSESIVFDDDDD
- a CDS encoding sulfite exporter TauE/SafE family protein — translated: MPPDTIFWILLIAFFAGLVQGFTGFGSVLLSLPLVMLWLDVRMAVPVTSLFGALLTVGLTIPLRRYLDWRKVLPLLLGSLPGIPLGVMLLVHLHALWIQRFVGLVLLLYSLWGFFLASPNTRELRGAWPYGFGFLGGLFGGAISASGPPVIVYVTLQPWSKDVLKATLQGFFLFSGIVVILFQAREGLMTEPVLKLFLYSIIPILTGTWLGHVLYGRLGERSYRSVVFAMLGLLGIFTLFRSL